The genomic window cattttaaaactggaaGTGAACTGTTTCCCTAAAAGCATGACCTGGGTTGAGTGTTTTAGTCATAGTGATAAAGATAACCAAGCTCAGAGCCTTGCTTACACCCTTGTCCACAGCtgagctggaggctggaagaaCCAGGCATAAAGAGCATTCTAGAAGAttctagaaaatcccatagtgGCAGGGCTTCGCAGTCAGAGAGCAGGGGTGCTGGGGTAGGGCAAACAGTGGACTTTTAGCAGCAGAACTGTTCTCTGAGTAGCCCAGAAGGGTCAAGGGAGCAGTGGAGAAAGGGAGGGGGTGACAGCTCAGAGCACAGAAGACCTCCCATGTAGGCACCTGACAGCCCCATTCCCAGGAACAGCGGCACCCAAGGACCATGGGTGGCTCTCTCAAAGAAGGATGCTTTTCCCACAACTCCATCGAAAAgccacatttttctcttcttctaccTAGTAACAACgttcagaaaatatttagaaaaaggaggaaaacgGGAAAGCACTAAATAAGAGACCTGAAAACTCCTCTTGAGATGGTAAATGGTGttgcagattttattttactttttttttttttttaactgttgtgaAAAAAATCTTAGCTAAAAGAGTTCTATGTATTTGAGCAAGTGGATAGTGTTGCTTCAGAGAAATCCCTCTCAGGATGAACAGATTTGATACAGATTTGACTTTGTGGAAAGTGTGGTTAACTCCAGCATTTTCCTAGTTCCTGTTTTTCCTCAGATCTTGTGGGGTTGGTTGtttcagatagagtctcactgtcacccaagctggagtgcagtggtgccatctcggctcactgcaatctccgcctcccaagttcaagtgattctcctgcctcagcctcccgagtagctgggattacaggcgcctaccaccacacctgggtaatcttagtatttttagtagagacaggttttcaccatgttggccagactgttcttgaactcctgacctctggtgatctgcctgcctcagcttcgcaaagtgctgggattacaggtgtgaaccatcaggcctaacctttttttttttttttttgagatagggtctcactctgtcacccaggctggagtgcagcggcacgatcatggctcactgtagccttgaacacctgggctcaagtgatcctgccacttcagcctcctgagtagttgggactacaggaacatgccaccatgcccagctgatattttatttttggtagacagtgtcttactatgttgcccaggctggtcttgaactcctgggctcaagttatcctcctgcctcggcctcctaaagtcgtgggattacaggcatgagccaccatggccagccaagATCTTGTGTTTTGGTGTGATTAAAATGTCGTTGTTGGAGCCTAATGCATTAGCTTGTGCCTATAgcttcagctactcaggaggctgaggaaggaagattgcttgagtttgagcccaagagtttgaggctgcagtgagctatgattgtgccactgcactccagcctgggcaacagagtgagaccctgttccctaaaaagaaaaaataaatgataccGTTGAAGCAATAAATACGAATACTTTGTATAAGTAGgcaatttttggaaaaaataaaagcttctcTATAAAATCAGCTTTATGTTGAGCAACAAAATGTGTAGAATGACATTTAGTGTTTTACTTGCCATCTTTAAGAAAATCAAACTCACCAAACTTTAAAAGACTTTTAGGTCTGGACGCAATGCCTTCCAAATCCCTGAACCTGGAGACTTGGGAGCTTATcttttgcaggtgagaaaattGAAGTCACCCTTCCCTTTTAGTATCTAGTGAAGGATTCTGGAAAGGCAGGGTTAGTTAGGGAAGGTATGTGGTTCTGGCTTtatttaaatgacttgcccaaggtcagaccGTCAGAACTTAAATAGCATTGGGCAGCAGCAGCAACCATTTAGCAATCTTGGGCCTTTTGTCCCCCTTTATGGAGGTGAAATATCATAATTCAAgagtctcatttttgtttttcttccagatTTCAGAAGAGATCCCTAGAGGCAGGTGTTGACTGTGCCCTCCATTTAAACAAATGGACGAGCTGGGAAGCCCCTGGAAGTCACCATAAGCCTGCTCCATAGCAGGACCTCGCTAAAGAGAGGGtaacagctgggcacggtggctcacacctgtaatcccagcactttgggaagctgaggcaggtggatcacctgaggttaggagttcgagaccagcctgcccaacatggcaaaaccctgtctctactaaaaatacaaaaaatcagccaggtgtggtggcgggtgcctgtaatcccagctacttgggaggctaaggcaggagaattgcttgaacctgggaggcagaggttgcagtgagccgagatcatgccactgcaccgcactgtagcttgggtgacaagagcgaaactctgtctcaaaaaaaaaaaaaaaaaagagagagagagagagaaactcctGAAGCCAAAAAGCCTTCAAACTTGAAGGAAGATCCCTCTTGCTAAGGAACAATTACTTGGCTTAGGCATCTAGATTGCTCTGTGTGTCTTGAGTATACATGAAGAGTATAACCCCCACCAACCACCCAGGATCATTCAGCAACACTTCGTGTGaatttgagatttgtttttttttttaaatattgtaagtTGTCTGGGTGTCCTTTCTGACCTTTTTCTTCTATGAAGTCCTGAATTTCTAACTTGCTTTGAAATTGCTGAATGTCACATTTTCCTGTTGTAGCGTTCTCTGAAATGCACAGGAGATGTCTGTAGGGTTGgcaagctcctcctccccacACTTCACTCCTATTCCACACGTGTACTTTCAGCATTTGAGAGCCTGTCTTCTCTCTTAGCTCCCTTAAAAACATTTGTAATATTTCCACTTTTTATGAAGTTAAAATGGTTTCATTTTCAATCCACTAAGTTAGAAGGATCATGTCTGTCCTTAACCTTTgccaaatattcttaaaaataattttttttccttcgaAACTTCCATAATGCCATTCTTATATATGCATGCCAAGCCTGTAGGTGGTTTTCTTCATCTGAACTTACTTTTCAAATATAGCAGTATGAGGCCTGGGGTAGGGGAAGCAGCATCATAAATGGAAGGGCTGGAAACTAGATTCAGGacattgtttaaaataatcagaataaatACTTTCACTTATTTAACCTTCTACATATATTGTTTTGAATATCTatcattggctgggcatggtggctcatacatgtaatcccagcactttgggaggccaaggaaggaggatctcttgaggcaagaagtttgagaccagcctggaaacatggcaaaaccctgtctctactaaaattaagagaaaattaggcagatgtggtggcgtgtgctggtagtcccagctacttgggaggctgagcccaggaagtggagactgcagtgagccatgactgtgccactgtactccagcctggatgacagagtgagaccttgttttttgtttttttaaaaagaataaagaatatctagggccaggcatggtggctcacgcctgtaatcccagcactttgggaggcccaagtgggtggatcacctgaggccaggagtttgagaccagcctagccaatatagagtgaaaccccgtctctactgaaaatacaaaaattagctgggcatagtggtgcatgcctgtagtcctagctactagggaagctgaggcaggagagaatcccttgaacctaggaggcagaggttgcagttaactgagatcgcgccactgcactccagcctgggtgacagagtgagactctgtctctcaaaaaaaaaaaaatatatatatatatatataaaaatataatacatatgtatatgacatatctatatctatatatctactaTTCTAGGCCCTTgtgatacagcagtgaacaaacagACACACtttctgccctcagggagcttaagTTCTAGTGGAAGGAGACAGATAACAAACCAAATCAATAATTTACATAGTGTATTAGAAAGCGATCtttgctttgaagaaaaataaagtagatgcGGCATAGAGGGAGTGTTTTCCACAAGTTTAAAATCAGATGGCTTTTGAGCAAAGCACTAAAGGAGGTGAAAAAGGCTATGCTGACATCTTAAGCCCAGGAAacaaacagcaagtgcaaagtcTCGCAGGGGAAAATCCCTGGAGTGATGGAGAAACAGCTTGGAGAGAAATTAATTTGGCTTATTATCTGTCTCCTTCCACTAGGAGAACAGCAGGTGATGAGGTCCGAGAAGTAACGAGAGGTAGCAGACCTCTGAGCCTACTAGGATGATGTAGGTACTTTGGCTTTTTCTAGGATGAGATGGGAAGCCAGTGGAGGCATTTCAGCCAAGGGAGATACAGAATCTCATGGACAAGATCACTTGCTGCTGGGTTAAGAAGGGAAAGGAGCAGGTGTCGAAGAGTGAAGATCAGTTAGGAGGCCACTGCAGTCATTCCAGAAATTACTCATACCAGAAATTAATCAGAGACGTTTGACGCATTTATAAAAGCGGCGGGGGGGGGGCGGAATGTGCTTGTAGAATACAAAAGAGGTAGagaaacattaaacatttttaatgttttaagtttCAAGGAAAAGATCAATTTGACAGCTACTTTGCTACCTCGTCACCTCCAGGTGACGCTGGGAGTACTGGGGAGCTAGGTTTCCAGAACTTTTCGCTCTTGAGTGACCTATGACCCTAGCAGAGTTTGGCCAGTGTGATTAAGAATGAGCCTCTGTGGGTCTGCTTAGGATAGGATGCTTGCCGCCCTCCCATTTCCTTAACTTGCCTGGGTTCCTGTTGGGAATACAGATTCGGGGCCCTTCCCACTCTGTAAATATGGGAAAGGGTCTAGGAAGTATATACTTTTAGTAATAACATGTAGGGGTTCTATGACTAGCAAATTTGGGGAACTGTCCCTCTGACCGCGCCATCCGTAACTTTCTGTACACCTTTCGGGGTATGCCGCGGACCTGGAAAGCGTTGCAGGGCGCTCCTGCGGCCCGCAGGTGGCGCCATGTGATCGCGAGCCGCAGAGAGCGCGTACCCTAGGAGTCTTGAGGCGCGAGGACTACTGGTCGGCAGCTGTGCCGGGGCCACCGACGCCGCTTACCCCAGCGGAGCGCCGCGCACGTAGAGTTGGGGACAGCGGCCGGTGCCCCGGCTTTTTAGGCTGTGTGCATCCCAAGCCGCCTCTAGTTGGCTTCTCGGGCCTCCGGGGCAGGAGGGCGCTGAGGCTTTCTGCCCACGAACTGACAACTGCAGAGCCAGCAAGCCAGTGCATCAGGAACCTGCCGCCTTGCGCCGCAGGGCTTTAGTCCAAACCCGGCCGGTCCAGGCTCCCGGATCTACTACAGGGTCCCCCGGGGAGCGCGGGCCCCGGGGACGGCTCCTTACCATTGGCAGCAGGACGGAGGCCACGCCCCTTTCCTACAACTCTCATCTTTGACTGGCTCTCGAGTCCCAGCTGGCCACGCCCCCTCCCCTCGCACATACACAAGAGTCACGCGCCTTTCAGTTGGAAACTTGGCGTGCAGAGGGGGACGGTGGCTCTCATCGCCCCACCCATTTACCTTGCCATTGGTTCGCGGAACGGCACACGGTCACGCCCCCATTCCAGCCCCCTGGCTGGGAGGGCGGGCGCCCGCTTGTGATTGGCCAGTGGGCCTGCCTCTCGCGGGAGCAGCCGGcgctcctctccctccctctgtcccctcccGCGAGCCTCGGGGTTCCTCAGCTGGCCGAGGTCGAGTCAGTGTCAGTCAGGGAGGCGAACTGCTGAGCACTGGCCGCGGACGCTCAGTTGCAGTCTCGCCCAGGGGCAGGTACCTGCGCTCGCGCCGCCGGGTGGAAAGGATGAAGCCGCAGCTGGAGCAGCCACCCTATGATTGGCTGTGGCGCTTGTGAACCCAAAGTAAAGATGGCGGGCGGGCAGGCAGCCGCCGCACTGCCCACTTGGAAGATGGCGGCGCGCCGCAGCCTCAGCGCCCGCGGCCGGGGGGTCCTGCAGGCGGCTGCGGGGCGGCTGCTGCCGCTGCTCCTGCTGAGCTGCTGCTGCGGCGCCGGCGGCTGCGCAGCGGTGGGCGAGAACGAGGAGACGGTGATCATCGGGCTGCGGCTGGAGGACACGAACGACGTGTCGTTCATGGAAGGGGGGGCGCTGCGGGTGAGCGAACGGACCCGGGTCAAGCTGCGGGTGTACGGGCAGAACATCAACAACGAGACGTGGTCCCGCATCGCCTTCACCGAACACGAGCGGCGGCGCCACAGCCCGGGGGAGCGCGGGCTGGGGGGCCCCGCGCCGCCGGAGCCGGACAGCGGCCCCCAGCGCTGCGGCATCCGCACCTCAGACATCATCATCTTGCCCCACATCATTCTCAACCGCCGCACCTCGGGCATCATCGAGATCGAGATCAAACCGCTACGCAAGATGGAGAAGAGCAAGTCCTATTACCTGTGCACGTCGCTCTCCACGCCCGCCCTGGGTGCCGGCGGCTCGGGATCCGCGGGTGGCGCCGTCGGGGGCAAGGGCGGCTCGGGGGTGGCCGGGCTCCCGCCACCCCCGTGGGCCGAGACCACCTGGATTTACCACGACGGCGAGGACACCAAGATGATCGTAGGCGAAGAGAAAAAATTCCTGCTGCCCTTCTGGCTGCAGGTGATCTTCATTTCGCTGCTGCTGTGCCTGTCGGGCATGTTCAGTGGCCTCAACCTGGGGCTCATGGCCCTGGACCCGATGGAGCTGCGCATCGTGCAGAACTGCGGCACGGAGAAGGAGAAGAATTACGCCAAGCGCATCGAGCCGGTGCGCAGGCAGGGCAACTACCTGCTGTGCTCACTGCTGCTGGGCAACGTGCTGGTCAACACCACGCTCACCATCCTGCTCGACGACATCGCCGGCTCGGGCCTCGTGGCCGTGGTGGTCTCCACCATCGGCATCGTCATCTTCGGGGAGATAGTGCCCCAGGCCATCTGCTCCCGCCACGGCCTGGCTGTGGGGGCCAACACCATCTTCCTCACCAAGTTTTTCATGATGATGACCTTCCCCGCTTCCTACCCGGTCAGCAAGCTGCTGGACTGCGTCCTAGGCCAGGAGATAGGCACCGTCTATAACCGGGAAAAACTGCTGGAGATGCTCCGGGTCACCGACCCCTACAACGACCTCGTTAAGGAGGAACTGAACATCATCCAAGGGGCGCTGGAGCTCCGCACCAAGACGGTGGAGGACGTGATGACCCCACTCCGGGACTGCTTCATGATCACTGGCGAAGCCATCCTGGACTTCAACACCATGTCTGAGATCATGGAGAGCGGCTACACCCGCATTCCAGTGTTTGAAGGGGAGCGCTCCAATATCGTGGACCTGCTGTTCGTCAAAGACTTGGCCTTCGTGGATCCAGATGACTGTACTCCCCTGAAAACCATCACCAAATTTTATAACCACCCCTTGCACTTTGTTTTCAATGACACCAAGTTGGACGCTATGCTGGAAGAATTTAAGAAAGGTGGGAAATTTTGGTCTCTTTCATTggcttgctctttctctctccatcctctTCCCTACTTGAGCCCTCTACCCTCAGACCAACCCCCCAAGGCGAGTTGACCGGgatttctccttctttctcttaatTGCAAAGTTGAAAGGGTGGCGTGGATTTGGGGATGGATTGAACTAGTAAGTGCTACTAGGTTATTTTAAAGCACAAGACTGCCATCACTTACTTTTTACCATTATCAAAAAGCAGGCTGTGTAATTTCTGTgcatgacacttttttttttttggttccgtGTGTGGGGCCTCTGTGCTTGAGGGGTCTGCCGCCTTCATTGTCTGGGTTCTCAGTGGGTAGGTGAAGGTAGGGGCTGGCTGATGCCATGCCATTTGGTTGACTTTAATCACAGGCATTTGGAAAACATGTAAATAGCTTTTGTAAACTCAGTGCAGTCGTTTTCCTTCTCCTTAAACATCCACACTGGCCTTTCAAAGATCGAAGTACATTTTCTATAGCTTCTGTTCCTGCTTGCCTGGCAACTTACCGGGAAGATTGAGGTCTGCCTTTGAGGGTAAGGGGTGGGGTAAACTAAGTATCGCCAAAAAAATCACCCATTTTCGATGTGACTTCTCTTAGCTAGaaaagtgttgttgttgttgttttaaattaaaattattaatatgtaaCTTGGAAAGACTAGCGGTTAGCCAGCCTTTTGTGAAGAGGCTGTATGTCCCGTAGCCTTCTTCACTATTTGTTTACGTTTATCTGACAACAGTTACAGTTGCCCAAACCAAGTGTGATTTTGGCAGAAAGCTTACACCTTTAACAGTGGGATGAATCCCTCTATTGGGgcttatttatttcttgactCTTTCAGTctaagtgttctttttttccacCTTGGTCATCTGATACATTAAACTGAAGTATGTCTCCGTCAACTCTCACTGTTCCAAGGTGAGAAATTATACAGCACATCATTTCTTGCATTGTGGTATTTGTTCGCTTGACCATATAATGAACAGGTAAATAGCAACTTGTACTATTATTATTGAAGTTCTGAATGTTTCCAGTAAAATGTTTCCACTATTTCAAATAGTGTTATTTGAAAACCAAGGGATGCTGAGTTCTTGAATTATTATGATGCTAGTGCATGTGCGGGTACTGAAATGTGTATGTAAACTTTCGTGACCTGATAGTCCTCAAAACCAAGTTTTCCTTCTTCAAATAGAATTTTGATCACTGGTAGTAGTCTCTCCTCTGAAGAAGGTGATATGTACCTAGTGACAGCTCACTGGATATGATGATCTGAACATACTCAAAGAGCATATGGTTGTCCTAATTCCGTTTTTCTGGTTGAATGATGCCCTCTTTAGAACAGGATCTcattgtagtattttttttttttttttttgagacggagtctcgctccgtcgcccaggctggaatgcggtggcacaatctccactcactgcaagctccgcctcccaggttcacaccattctcctgcctcagcctcccaagtagctgagactacaggcgcctgccaccatgcccggctaattttttatatttttagtagagacagggtttcaccatgttagccaggatggtctcgatctcctgacctcgtgatccgcctgcctcggtctcccaaagtgttgggattacaggcgtgagccaccgcgcccggccacattgcAGTAATTTTTATACAAAGGAAAAGAGCAGAATGTGTTTTGAAGATTGgtaaatttgcatttaaaagcaGGAGGTTCTTCTGGTTTcttaaatagtaaaaagaaaatgtccagtATCTCTAGGTGACATAGCTTCTTTTGGGGGTGTcattctttcaccattaagttGTTAGTTAGAGCATCTAACTTCTTTCATTTTGCAGTAATATCTGTAATACAGAAAGATATGTTGGAATGTTTGGAAATGCCCCTAAAAGTCTTTCTATTGCTAAATTCCCCAATATTGATACAGGTGAGTGATTGCTTGAGTTTTTTATTACTTAGAATTTTGCACATTTACTCATGAATTGATGACACTAGTTTGTACTTCTTGCTGAAGTCTTTTCTTCACTTCTGTATCTTTTTACCTTgagaatttcatttttcacctCACAGCTCCTTAATCCTGCCCCtactcaaaatttcaaaatttgtattattttgaaatttgtgCTTGATTGACCTTGAACAATTTTTCTTGATGGATTTATTTTCACGAGGAGCTCTTTTTCCTTCAGAATTACCACTTagtatttttttgaaatgtattctttAAATAATGGAATTACTAATATTTCCCCATGaattctagaaaaataataaggtacaagattttatttttgtctttaaccAGAATGATGTATTTGGTTAAGAAGATAGTCCAAGTTAAAGACAGACATTCAAGCTAGTGGCACATTCGGAAGAGCAGGCAAAGATAGTTGGTTGCAAATGGGAAATTTAAGCCATGATCTTAAAAGGACAGAATGGATATTTGTTACTTAAACTATGggaataattgatttttttcaccttccctttcttggattttttttttttttttttagtttttttattttttccttattgtcAGTtatattggttctttttttttgtctgagttttttgtttttttttttttttttgaggtggagtcttgctctgtcgcccaggctggagtgcagtggccggatctcagctcactgcaagctctgcctcctgggtttacgccattctcctgcctcagcctcccgagtagctgggactacaggtgcctgccacctcgcccggctagttttttgtattttttagtagagacggggtttcaccgtgttagccaagatggtctccatctcctgacctcgtgatccgcccatctcagcctcccaaagtgctgggattacaggcttgagccaccacgcccggcctttatGTCTGAGTTAAAACATTTTACCTGATTTTCGTGTGTTCATTTTCTAAATCAATTATGACGTAATGTTAACAATCAACCTTCTATTGTTTTTCTCTACTGAATAATGGTGTGTTGAATGGTTTGAAGACTTTTTCTTCCTCTACCTCTCTTCTAAATTCCtcatttacaaacaaacaaacaaacaaaaaaaaacacccccCACAATACCAACTGTACCTCCCCAAACCAGTTAGATCATAAATCCAGATCTCATTGAAAATTATCCttttgaccaggcatggtggctcatgcctgtaatcccagcactttaggaggccaaggtgggcagatgacttgagcccaagagttcgagactagcctgggcaacctggtgaaaccccgtccttacaacaaatacaaaaattagcaggtcgtggtggtgtgtacctgtggtcccagctcctcgggaggcctgaggtgggaggattccttgagcctgtgaggatcccttgagcctgggaggcggagattgcaatgagctgagatggtgcactctagccttggggacaaagaccctgtctcaaaaaaaaaagaaaaaagaaacaaaattgtccTTCCTAATTAAGAAGTTCTATATTGAAGACTTTCCTGTATATAGTTGTACAGAATTAGTCTGAGTTATTCGTTATTAGGGAGGAGGAAACAAAATGTTCTGTAATGTGGGAAGAAAAGCCACATTTATATTAGTATAtgtgaatgtcttctttcttcttccttttttttttttcccccaagagacaaggtctcactatgttgcccaggctggattcagactgtgattgtctttttttctctggctACCAGGAAACTCTTGGTTTTATTTGAGATAGTAATTGTGCTAATTTTACAGTTTGctcatgatgatggtgatgattacTACTTACCTGTGTATTCTATGCCAGGTATAGAGGCTAGGGCTTTGTATGAATCACGTTTAAATCTCACAATGGCTGAATGaagtattatctccattttacaaatgaggaaattgactCGGGTGAAATGATTTGTTCAAGGTTGCACAGTAATTTGTGCCTTGGGGTTTTAACTTAGGTCTTTGTGACACCAGAACCTGCTCTCTTAACCTCTCTCTTATGCTGCTCTCCTTGATCCTGGTTTGACATTTCTGTTTTACTGAGTGTGAGGTTTAGTCTTTTGTCTCAACACTGCCTCAGAGCCTGCTgggcaatagaaaaaaaaatgtgtttaaacatATATATGACTTTAAACCCAGTGCTTCTGTGGTGTTGTGCATACAGAACTGGTGTCCcctttttttgccattaaaacaAATCAGTTTTTTGGCCTGTGTGATCCTAAGTCTAAAGAATTGTGTTGACAGCATTTGCATATCAAGCATCAAAattcattttggaaatgttttgtaCTAACATTGTGCTATACTACTGTGCTTCTTCCATGGGCTGCTCTACAGCTGTTTTTCCCATGGCTAAATTATGTAATATGTTTCACTGTTGGTTTCTTATCTGTTTCTGTTGCAAGGGTCACATAGTAATTGGTCAAACTCAGTTTTGTGTTTTAAtcttggtttttatttacatttttgaatctATCTGTATAACTGGTTGCTAATGAGCATCCATTACATAACTCTGCTCTCTGTATTCCATGCAAGgagcctttctctttttttgtgtatgttaGTTTTATAGTTACTTACAAATCtaaataagagaataaattcagtaaatacCACTAGAGGATTATGAGAATTTTAGAAAAACTACAGCAATGTAGTGTAggggaaggaaaagcaaaatgaaaggcTGCCACCTTTGTGTGTGGAAAGCATGTTAGAGGCTCTCCAATCACCTGACAAAACCATCCTCACAAAAGATTGGGCCACCCAGTTGTCTATGCTGAGGTGCATTTGAAGAATTCGTAACCAGTTactgtttccttatttttctcttagcTTTATAACAGTTGCATTCCAGTATTGCAGAGCATGCTATTTACAGCTGCTAGGGACTTAGCCAGCCTCTTTTCTAGCTTTTTCTTAGGAACAGGTGGGATCACCAGATAATGTTCTTCAAGGAAAGAATGCACTGTATAGTTTTCACCTAAGATATTAGGTAATTTCTTTCTATAACTCAGCAAGTCTCTCCATATTAATATACTGAGAGcttaatattaaatacatttttttctcaccaaATTAAGTGTTGTATTTGCCTTGAAtctaggaagatttttttttttaaatttattttataagtatttgttagggtcttgctatgttgcccaggctggtcttgaactcctggcctcaagcaatcctcccatctcagcctcccagagtgctgggattacaggtgcatgccaccatgcctggccagaagatGTTTTTAATTAGTGTTTAAAGGTATGAATGGTGTCACAGGGAGTGGATATATTTGTTTTCATGatcttgtacatttatttttgtgcagTAACATTAAATGAatgtaattttgtgtgtttttagaaCATCATTATGAGATAGCCAGATAGTACAGAATCAGAGCTGGAAGGCAGGCAACTTGAGGATTATCTAGTCCAGTGTTTGTCAGACTTACCTGATGATAAGATTTacttggggccaggtgcggtagctcacgcctgtaatccaggcactttgggaggccgaggcaggtggatcacctgaggttgggagtttgagaccagcttgaccaacatggagagaccctgtctctactaaaaatacaacattaaccggacatggtggcgcatgcctataatcccagctactcgggaggctgaggtaggagaattgcttgaacccgggaggcagaggctgcggtgaactgagatcgcaccattgcactccagcctgggcaacaagagcgaaactctgtctcaaaagaaaaaaaaaaaaaaaaaaagatttacttgGGTCACTTAATGAGAGTAAGGTCTTAGGCCTCACCCAGAGACCTCCTGAATTGGGAAAGGGCTTTTGGAATCCATGTCATTTACAGTTTCCCTGGTGTACTTCTTATGGTTAGGTGAG from Theropithecus gelada isolate Dixy chromosome 9, Tgel_1.0, whole genome shotgun sequence includes these protein-coding regions:
- the CNNM2 gene encoding metal transporter CNNM2 isoform X2 is translated as MIGCGACEPKVKMAGGQAAAALPTWKMAARRSLSARGRGVLQAAAGRLLPLLLLSCCCGAGGCAAVGENEETVIIGLRLEDTNDVSFMEGGALRVSERTRVKLRVYGQNINNETWSRIAFTEHERRRHSPGERGLGGPAPPEPDSGPQRCGIRTSDIIILPHIILNRRTSGIIEIEIKPLRKMEKSKSYYLCTSLSTPALGAGGSGSAGGAVGGKGGSGVAGLPPPPWAETTWIYHDGEDTKMIVGEEKKFLLPFWLQVIFISLLLCLSGMFSGLNLGLMALDPMELRIVQNCGTEKEKNYAKRIEPVRRQGNYLLCSLLLGNVLVNTTLTILLDDIAGSGLVAVVVSTIGIVIFGEIVPQAICSRHGLAVGANTIFLTKFFMMMTFPASYPVSKLLDCVLGQEIGTVYNREKLLEMLRVTDPYNDLVKEELNIIQGALELRTKTVEDVMTPLRDCFMITGEAILDFNTMSEIMESGYTRIPVFEGERSNIVDLLFVKDLAFVDPDDCTPLKTITKFYNHPLHFVFNDTKLDAMLEEFKKGKSHLAIVQRVNNEGEGDPFYEVLGIVTLEDVIEEIIKSEILDETDLYTDNRTKKKVAHRERKQDFSAFKQTDSEMKVKISPQLLLAMHRFLATEVEAFSPSQMSEKILLRLLKHPNVIQELKYDEKNKKAPEYYLYQRNKPVDYFVLILQGKVEVEAGKEGMKFEASAFSYYGVMALTASPGENKSPPRPCGLNHSDSLSRSDRIDAVTPTLGSSNNQLNSSLLQVYIPDYSVRALSDLQFVKISRQQYQNALMASRMDKTPQSSDSENTKIELTLTELHDGLPDETANLLNEQNCVTHSKANHSLHNEGAI
- the CNNM2 gene encoding metal transporter CNNM2 isoform X3; this encodes MIGCGACEPKVKMAGGQAAAALPTWKMAARRSLSARGRGVLQAAAGRLLPLLLLSCCCGAGGCAAVGENEETVIIGLRLEDTNDVSFMEGGALRVSERTRVKLRVYGQNINNETWSRIAFTEHERRRHSPGERGLGGPAPPEPDSGPQRCGIRTSDIIILPHIILNRRTSGIIEIEIKPLRKMEKSKSYYLCTSLSTPALGAGGSGSAGGAVGGKGGSGVAGLPPPPWAETTWIYHDGEDTKMIVGEEKKFLLPFWLQVIFISLLLCLSGMFSGLNLGLMALDPMELRIVQNCGTEKEKNYAKRIEPVRRQGNYLLCSLLLGNVLVNTTLTILLDDIAGSGLVAVVVSTIGIVIFGEIVPQAICSRHGLAVGANTIFLTKFFMMMTFPASYPVSKLLDCVLGQEIGTVYNREKLLEMLRVTDPYNDLVKEELNIIQGALELRTKTVEDVMTPLRDCFMITGEAILDFNTMSEIMESGYTRIPVFEGERSNIVDLLFVKDLAFVDPDDCTPLKTITKFYNHPLHFVFNDTKLDAMLEEFKKGKSHLAIVQRVNNEGEGDPFYEVLGIVTLEDVIEEIIKSEILDETDLYTDNRTKKKVAHRERKQDFSAFKQTDSEMKVKISPQLLLAMHRFLATEVEAFSPSQMSEKILLRLLKHPNVIQELKYDEKNKKAPEYYLYQRNKPVDYFVLILQGKVEVEAGKEGMKFEASAFSYYGVMALTASPGTTNEVRQMGELVSSSENKSPPRPCGLNHSDSLSRSDRIDAVTPTLGSSNNQLNSSLLQVYIPDYSVRALSDLQFVKISRQQYQNALMASRMDKTPQSSDSENTKIELTLTELHDGLPDETANLLNEQNCVTHSKANHSLHNEGAI